The genomic interval TATATCACTTCCTTTGATCATGAATGGTAATACTCTAGTCTGAATTTTATTAGGTGGACCAATACTGAATGAATGTGAGAATAACATCAGCCTCTCTAGTTGAAATGTTGAGGAAGGGTTTAAATAACTCACCCatatttggaaattgatCTCAATAAATCTACTTTCAAATTAAGATGTTCCCATTTGTTAATTACAATACCCGCTCCGGGAGCAGCTAAACCACTTCCTCCAGGAGTAGTTGGACCtattggaatttgaattggttGACCTGAAACTTGACCTGGACCAGGACTTTGTGTAGTTGTATTTAAATTTCCAGGCCATTCTCTTGGTCCTGGTCCTAAACCAGATGGTGTATGCGGATGTCCATTTAATCTAGCTGAAttcgaatttgaatttgaaaaatcatttacatttccaattgatgaattaggaAGTGAAATTGGAGGTTGACCAATAATTCCACTTGAAAATGATCTATTTATATTAGGTCTATTAATTCCACCAAAAGGTCCACCTTGAGAAGATTGATTATtatgagaagaattagaaggtgTAGTCATAGgtccatttgaatttattaaattttcaattccttGATGTAAAGGTCTATTAGGTATAcctaaatttaattgtctattttcattattatttgtattattattattattattattacctaaagatgaaagtgtaggtaaatttgaatttgaagaagatgatcctTGTCTAGAATTAACTTGATTTTGTGATTGTAATCTTTGTAATTGTGCTACACTAGTCGACAATGCTGAAATTTGTTGAGTTAATGCTAAAATTTctgaatttccatttgtatttatagttgtatttgtatttatcGAAGAAGGTTGAGGTGTTGTCGTAGGTataaaaggtgatttaggtaatgTACCATTTTGTTTAATTCCTATTGTAGAtggtaaaggtaattcaCTTTCAAATGGAGCGAAAACTGAtgtattatttttattaggTCTAGTAGGTGAAGTAGTATTATTTTGAGAATTAAGATTAACATTAGGTGGTAATGACGAAAGATTTTTAACTATATTAGTTAATTGATTAACctgatttgaaagatttgataatgCATTTTCCGTTCGACTTAATCTTGATGATAGAGCTTGATAAATTggtgaattttcaatttcattattatttaatggTGAACTTCTCTTTGGTTGAGAAGGGTTAGATATAGGAGGTGGAATGGGGGTATTATCACCTGACATTGTTGGAAGGGGTATGTAATGCTATGCTATGCTATGCTACAGAATGGAGATGTTCAAAGTGAAATTCTAATTAGTCGCCTGATTGATAGAAAGTACTCAATACAATCTGATGCAATGATAAATTCAGGatatataataaatgataatagaTAATTGGTGAAAATGACAATTCGAATTTACTCGTAATTAATGACGAAAGTGTGGGGGATTTATAGGTTGATCGCGTTTCAAGTTCTggaaattacaaaaattCGAGTAATCATTTAATCCTTTATATCGCTTAGATCAATACTCAGATTTGTGCCCAATGGCCCCATTTATCCTGTTGTAATCAAAGGAAGTGATGATGTATAAATATGCAGTGTAATGAAGCGATCAATATCACAATATGCTTCTTGAAATAGTTTAGTCTGGTGAAAAGTTATTCTCATTTCTCGAAATTTCCGACAACTAGAATCCTAAAATCAAGCATACGTACTCTTTCTAAGCTCGGAATACAACTCAAATCTAACATCTTACATCTCAAGTTTCAAGGCCATCATGAAGTGCAATCATATCACTTAGTATCCTTCCCTTGTACTGTATataaattttgatcaaacaCATCACCCAAATTTGGATTCTCCAGTATTCACTTTCAGACgcaatttgatttttgttcaattttagCCTCTTAGTTCACTCATGTAATATCACAAAGCCGAATTGTAACCTTATCAAAAAGCTATGttattcaatatcataAATGGAAATCATACATCCCAAGTCTTCCTCTGAtcatatgtatatatatataaatcaaagaggtaaaaaaagaaaagactCGTTATACCCTATCTGGAGGAAAAAAAAGCTTTTTACTctgatttcatttcaacGTCACCCTTTTCTTGAGATTTACCACCTTTTCGTGAAAGGATAGCTTTTCTATCAGCATCAAGTTTAAGAGAAGTGATAACTACgtttgaaggtgaaattccAACTGGTACAGTTGCGgcatttgatttttcaatgtGTACTCTGTCAACGTGAATAACCCATTTCTTTCTGTAAACCTAAAAAGGAACAATAAATCTCTTGCATTAGCGAGAAGTTCCTCCTAATCAATTTGAGATGCACTCACTTGGGTAACTTTTCCTTCTCTACCCTTGTATTTACCTCGAACAATCaaaacttcatcatcttttctGATAGGGATTGATCGGGCCTGCGATCGAAAATTTGCGTACGTTAGTATATATTATTATCGACTCTTCGAAAGATTTCTGATCATCCATCTATGATTGCTAATTTCATTCCCTTTGAAGAGGCTGAAGTTGTATCCTATTTCTTTCCACCTTCGAATTCTCCAAAGATAAGACACTCACGGTGTGTTCCTTTCTCAATTCCTTggaaagaggagaagacatgatctttctcttttgaCCGGAAGAGGCATTGAAGTGTGCCTTTCTGGACTTTCGACGATCATGGGCAAGGCCTAAGTCAAACGTGGATAATATTAGTAAAGTCTCTCAGACAGATGAAATTCTGATCGTATAAAGCGAAGAAAGCGAGCGAGCGAGTAAAGATCTAAAATCCATCAACTGCTAATAAATATGTTGATCGAATTCCTATAATTTGCTGGAATGATAATAGATGGGATAATATAGGTGGCTGCCAAGTTGTCACTATGTTATTGGGAATTTGTGATTTTGAATGTAATCGACATTACACCACTCCTGACTCTAACAATCTTATCGTTCATGTCCACTTGTTTGTGAATCCTTGCCTAATCCGTTCCACTCGTCCAGTTATTCCATACTCTCCTATCAACACACTAAATCTTCTATAATAAACCttcaaagttgaattgaccttatattttgattgatccACTATATCTTTCTTAAACGACGTTGATGTTAAGCTACCGCTCATAATATTGAAGGTATTTCCTATATGAAATTGTATTGTCGAGATCTTGTTGAGTATCCAAATCCTTCAGACATCCATAATCTAATTTCCATATCCAAATAACATCCTTCATTCACTTACTCACTCGCTCGCTCGCTCGCTTGTTCGTTCCTTTTATTACATCCAGAAAGAACCCTCACTCACCGGTAGAAGAAGCCATTTTGAAtctgataattgattttgatggatgaagaagatcaaaaggGTATAAAATTCACTTTGAATAAATTAAACCTTTAATTTTACCTACGATTGGTACGAACACAAGCCAACCATGCAAAGCAACCAAGCAAAACCCAACCAAGCATCAAACAGTCAGAGCCAAAGCTCATTGACCAGTCTAAGCATCCAATTACCGTGGCATTCAATCCTAGTCATGAATGGTGCAAATAGGGTACGCTTGTATGTATTTGGTGGTAAACGCCGATCTTCACTATAGTGTAAAACAAGGTAAAGAGTGAATGTGGCATTCATTTTTAAACAGGCTGCGGGGTCGGTGTTAAGTTATATCCGATATAAGCGTTAATCACGATTCAATAGTCCCATCCTCACTCCTAATAGAACGATTATTATGATTGTTAAAGTAAACAATAATGCATAGAAATCGAATCAACCCAAAACAATTACTGACAAATATTTCATACAATAATATCATAACATTTTCAGGagataaaatgaaatataaATACTCCTCATGACAAATTACTAATAAATCGTACAAACAACTAAAGATAAATGACAAATTACGTTCTTCTACCTAATACAACTTCAATAACACCTCCTCCCCAAACATGAGTaaaattttcttttacaGATCCTTTTTTAGGTTCAATTCCAACTTCAAGTACATAAGTAAGTGTCATTTCAGGTATAACAAAACTTTGAATCAATAATCTTctaattaaatcatttccaCTATTTGATGTATTAAATGGTTTTAAAGTTATACTTCCTTTTAAATGTACATCTGTTGATGTCATATCTACTGGAACAGTCGTTGGTCTATCACTTGATATCATCGGAGTCGTTTCagaattttcatcttctgcaaTTGTGGGAGGTACAGGTGCAAGTGAACTAACTTGATTCGTCAAGGTTGTCGTTGACGTTGTCGTCGTAGGGGTTGtagttgaagttgaatttatcGAAGTGGAAGTGCTTTTCCTTCTTAAGTTAAAAGATCCTCTTCTATCACTCAAAAACGACTTTCGTCTTGGACTTGAACTCGTACCTGATCCTTCGGTGGATCCAGCAGACATGAATCTTCTCAATgatcctccaccaccaccacttTCAACCGCAGTACCCATGTTATTATTAGGTACACTCGAACTTAGCTCTCCTGATGttgattcaccttctacaaCTGGACTTCTTCGTTCTCCTGAATTGGTGTTCACACCAGCTAAATCTCTCCTTTGCATCTCATTGACTATACCTTCTAATCCAAGAGCAATATGTTCTCCGCCTTCTTGCCAGATTTCACTTTTTGTTGGGATTTCAATCCTTCTAATCTCCTTTTCTATTCCTAATCTGAAGATCGTCACTCTAGTTAGACGAACTACAAACTTGCTTTCCTCCGGATTACTAAATGTCGATAAAACGTGAGGGAGtgttgaatgaaaatgtaAATGAAAAGGGAAAGTTGGTAATTCGCCTGAAGGTGGTATAAGTAAGATTGGCGGTGAAGGTAATAATACAGTAACGTTAATTCCTGGACCACTAGTACCGACTGGGTTAGGTAGACttgatttagattttgGTCTCCCGCCATTTAGCTCGACCGTTCGCCAACCGGGATTGAAGGGATCATCTATCGTCAATGCTCTAATCCGCCGGGGTGGAATGTACGATCGAGGTTCA from Kwoniella pini CBS 10737 chromosome 4, complete sequence carries:
- a CDS encoding 60S ribosomal protein uL24 yields the protein MSSPLSKELRKEHTARSIPIRKDDEVLIVRGKYKGREGKVTQVYRKKWVIHVDRVHIEKSNAATVPVGISPSNVVITSLKLDADRKAILSRKGGKSQEKGDVEMKSE